A portion of the Cervus canadensis isolate Bull #8, Minnesota chromosome 26, ASM1932006v1, whole genome shotgun sequence genome contains these proteins:
- the LOC122428428 gene encoding transmembrane protein 50A, which yields MSGFLEGLRCSECIDWGEKRNTIASIAAGVLFFTGWWIIIDAAVIYPRMDEFNHSYHACGVIATIAFLMINAVSNGQVRGDSYSEGCLGQTGARIWLFIGFMLAFGSLIASMWILFGGYVAKEKAVVYPGIAVFFQNAFIFFGGLVFKFGRTEDLWQ from the coding sequence ATGTCTGGATTTCTGGAAGGCTTGAGGTGCTCAGAGTGCATTGATTGGGGGGAAAAGCGCAATACTATTGCTTCCATTGCTGCCGGTGTTCTATTTTTTACAGGCTGGTGGATCATCATAGATGCAGCTGTCATTTACCCCCGCATGGACGAATTCAACCACTCCTACCACGCGTGCGGTGTGATAGCGACCATAGCCTTCTTAATGATTAATGCAGTATCAAATGGACAAGTCCGAGGTGATAGTTACAGTGAAGGTTGCCTGGGTCAAACAGGTGCTCGCATTTGGCTGTTCATTGGTTTCATGTTGGCCTTTGGCTCTCTGATTGCATCAATGTGGATTCTTTTTGGAGGATATGTTGCTAAAGAAAAAGCCGTAGTATACCCTGGGATTGCTGTATTTTTCCAAAATGCCTTCATCTTTTTTGGAGGACTCGTTTTTAAGTTCGGCCGCACTGAAGACTTATGGCAGTGA